A genomic stretch from Bacterioplanes sanyensis includes:
- the mltB gene encoding lytic murein transglycosylase B gives MRVRAALLAMSLTSLGAQAAYDQHPKFEQFTQELHSEYGISADTARHWLSQAERMDSVLEAISRPAERRLEWHEYRKIFLTDSRIKQGKQFLQTYAKELEAAQQKYGVDPAIIAAVIGVETYYGQRQGSYRVLDSLATLAFDYPKRPLFWRELKAFFALAEKEQLDLASIKGSYAGAMGYGQFIPTSYLSYAVDADHDGKRDLWNNPQDAIASVANYFKRHGWRAGELITVPVTDVKKVPADMINSKLKPRFSAGEFRALGVTIDDQVADNADATLMQLEAQQGTEYWLGAHNFYVITRYNHSRLYAMAVFQLSEALQ, from the coding sequence ATGCGCGTACGTGCTGCACTATTGGCCATGTCCTTGACTTCATTGGGCGCCCAGGCGGCCTATGACCAACACCCTAAATTCGAACAATTTACCCAAGAGCTGCACTCCGAATATGGCATTTCGGCCGATACCGCCCGCCACTGGTTATCGCAAGCCGAACGCATGGATTCCGTGTTGGAGGCAATTTCACGTCCAGCAGAGCGGCGCTTGGAGTGGCACGAATACCGTAAGATTTTTTTGACCGACAGCCGCATCAAGCAAGGCAAACAATTCCTGCAAACCTACGCCAAAGAGCTCGAGGCAGCGCAGCAAAAATACGGCGTTGACCCAGCCATTATTGCCGCTGTGATCGGCGTTGAAACCTATTACGGCCAGCGCCAAGGAAGCTATCGCGTACTCGACTCCTTAGCCACTCTGGCTTTTGATTACCCCAAGCGCCCGCTATTTTGGCGCGAATTAAAAGCATTTTTTGCGCTGGCCGAAAAAGAGCAGCTGGACCTAGCGAGCATTAAAGGCTCTTACGCCGGAGCCATGGGCTATGGCCAGTTTATTCCCACCAGCTACCTGAGCTATGCCGTCGATGCCGACCACGACGGCAAACGCGACCTGTGGAACAACCCACAAGATGCCATTGCCAGTGTGGCGAACTACTTTAAGCGCCATGGTTGGCGTGCGGGAGAGTTGATCACAGTGCCGGTTACCGACGTTAAAAAGGTGCCCGCCGATATGATCAACAGCAAGCTAAAACCGCGTTTTAGCGCCGGTGAGTTCCGTGCATTGGGAGTAACGATTGACGATCAAGTGGCCGACAACGCCGACGCCACATTGATGCAACTGGAAGCTCAGCAAGGAACGGAATACTGGCTAGGTGCGCACAACTTTTACGTCATCACTCGCTATAACCACAGCCGTCTGTATGCGATGGCGGTGTTCCAGCTCAGCGAGGCTCTGCAATGA
- a CDS encoding septal ring lytic transglycosylase RlpA family protein translates to MTTQWAALAALVLILTGCATSRYQHQHDFTPPPKEGWQQLTEPTPKTEPRSVLGNPDSYEVLGQRYQVMREAHPYSEEGIASWYGMKFHGHQTSNGETYDVYAFTAAHKTLPLPSYVRVTRLDTGANVVVRVNDRGPFHQGRIIDLSYVAAKRLDMHKQGTAPVRIEVLKPPEPHSVRWLQVAALSDAQAAARLQQRLQTTLQQRWPVTIAEHKPSEQRPIHRVRIGPVKEGQDLEQLQELLRRENISAIVLAGHQ, encoded by the coding sequence ATGACAACACAATGGGCGGCCTTGGCCGCCCTGGTGCTGATACTAACTGGATGTGCCACCTCGCGTTATCAACACCAACACGACTTCACCCCGCCGCCTAAAGAGGGCTGGCAACAGCTCACTGAGCCGACCCCCAAAACCGAGCCGCGCAGCGTGCTTGGCAATCCGGATAGTTATGAGGTGCTTGGACAACGCTACCAGGTCATGCGCGAGGCGCATCCTTATAGCGAAGAAGGCATCGCCTCTTGGTATGGGATGAAATTTCACGGCCATCAGACCTCCAACGGCGAAACTTACGACGTTTACGCTTTTACCGCTGCGCATAAAACGCTGCCACTACCGAGTTACGTGCGAGTGACACGCCTCGACACAGGTGCCAACGTGGTGGTCAGAGTGAACGATCGCGGACCATTTCACCAAGGCCGAATCATCGACCTATCTTATGTTGCCGCCAAACGCTTGGACATGCACAAACAAGGCACCGCGCCGGTGCGCATAGAGGTTCTCAAGCCCCCGGAGCCACACAGTGTTCGCTGGCTGCAAGTGGCAGCACTCAGCGATGCACAGGCAGCGGCACGACTGCAGCAGCGACTGCAGACGACGTTACAACAACGCTGGCCAGTCACCATTGCAGAGCATAAGCCAAGTGAGCAAAGGCCAATTCATCGTGTTAGGATTGGGCCGGTGAAAGAAGGCCAGGACCTAGAGCAGCTACAAGAATTACTGAGGCGCGAAAACATCAGTGCCATAGTATTGGCAGGGCATCAGTAA
- the ccoM gene encoding cytochrome c oxidase subunit CcoM: MFMDEVVLSGLIIVGLTCAFFGGVYWAVKKDISKHGTGE; this comes from the coding sequence ATGTTTATGGATGAAGTGGTTTTATCGGGTTTAATTATTGTCGGTCTAACCTGTGCATTTTTTGGTGGTGTGTATTGGGCGGTGAAAAAAGACATCAGCAAGCACGGCACCGGAGAGTAA